Part of the Oncorhynchus keta strain PuntledgeMale-10-30-2019 unplaced genomic scaffold, Oket_V2 Un_contig_4357_pilon_pilon, whole genome shotgun sequence genome is shown below.
tctcttattgactgaggtgaatgttcagtctcttattgactgaggtgaatgttcagtctcttattgactgaggtgaatgttcagtctcttattgactgaggtgaatgttcagtctcttattgactgaggtgaatgttcagtctcttattgactgaggtgaatgttcagtctcttattgactgaggtgaatgttcagtctcctattgactgaggtgaatgttcagtctcttattgactgaggtgaatgttcagtctcttattgactgaggtgaatgttcagtctcttattgactgaggtgaatgttcagtctcttattgactgaggtgaatgttcagtctcttattgactgaggtgaatgttcagtctcttattgactgaggtgaatgttcagtctcttattgactgaggtgaatgttcagtctcttattgactgaggtgaatgttcagtctcttattgactgaggtgaatgttcagtctcttattgactgaggtgaatgttcagtctcttattgactgaggtgaatgttcagtctcttattgactgaggtgaatgttcagtctcttattgactgaggtgaatgttcagtctcttattgactgaggtgaatgttctgtctcttattgactgaggtgaatgtctcttattgactgaggtgaatgttcagtctcttattgactgaggtgaatgttcagtctcttattgactgaggcgaatgttcagtctcttattgactgaggtgaatgttctgtctcttattgactgaggtgaatgtctcttattgactgaggtgaatgtctcttattgactgaggtgaatgtctcttattgactgaggtgaatgtgaatgtctcttattgactgaggtgaatgtgaatgtctcttattgactgaggtgaatgttcagtctcttattgactgaggtgaatgttcagtctcttattgactgaggtgaatgttcagtctcttattgactgaggtgaatgttcagtctcttattgactgaggtgaatgttcagtctcttattgactgaggtgaatgttcagtctcttattgactgaggtgaatgttcagtctcttattgactgaggtgaatgttcagtctcttattgactgaggtgaatgttcagtctcttattgactgaggtgaatgttcagtctcttattgactgaggtgaatgtctcttattgactgaggtgaatgttcagtctcttattgactgaggtgaatgttcagtctcctattgactgaggtgaatgttcagtctcttattgactgaggtgaatgttcagtctcctattgactgaggtgaatgttcagtctcttattgactgaggtgaatgttcagtctcttattgactgaggtgaatgttcagtctcttattgactgaggtgaatgttcagtctcttattgactgaggtgaatgttcagtctcttattgactgaggtgaatgttcagtcctctattgactgaggtgaatgttcagtctcctattgactgaggtgaatgttcagtctcttattgactgaggtgaatgttcagtctcttattgactgaggtgaatgttcagtctcctattgactgaggtgaatgttcagtctcttattgactgaggtgaatgttcagtctcttattgactgaggtgaatgttcagtctcttattgactgaggtgaatgttcagtctcttattgactgaggtgaatgttcagtctcttattgactgaggtgaatgttcagtctcttattgactgaggtgaatgttcagtctcttattgactgaggcgaatgttcagtctcttattgactgaggtgaatgttcagtctcttattgactgaggtgaatgttcagtctcttattgactgaggtgaatgtgaatgtctcttattgactgaggtgaatgttcagccgacaaggtgaaaaatctgtccatGTGGCCtcaagcaaggcacttaaccctgatTCGCTCTATGtttgaccctgtaaaacaacacctatcatactactatgactgaccctgtacaacaacacctatcatactactatgactgaccctgtacaacaacacctatcatactactatgactgaccctgtacaacaacacctatcatactactatgactgaccctgtacaacaacacctatcatactactatgaccctgtacaacaacacctatcatactactatgaccctgtacaacaacacctatcatactactacgaccctgtaaaacaacacctatcatactactatgactgaccctgtaaaacaacacctatcatactactatgactgaccctgtaaaacaacacctatcatactactatgactgaccctgtacaacaacacctatcatactactatgactgaccctgtaaaacaacacctatcatactactatgaccctgtaaaacaacacctatcatgctactatgactgaccctgtaaaacaacacctatcatactactatgactgaccctgtaaaacaacacctatcatactactatgactgaccctgtaaaacaacacctatcatactactatgactgaccctgtacaacaacacctatcatactactatgactgaccctgtaaaacaacacctatcatactactatgactgaccctgtaaaacaacacctatcatactactatgactgaccctgtacaacaacacctatcatactactatgactgaccctgtacaacaacacctatcatactactatgaccctgtacaacaacacctatcatactactatgactgaccctgtaaaacaacacctatcatactactatgactgaccctgtaaaacaacacctatcatactactatgactgaccctgtaaaacaacacctatcatactactatgactgaccctgtaaaacaacacctatcatactactatgactgaccctgtaaaacaacacctatcatactactatgactgaccctgtaaaacaacacctatcatactactatgactgaccctgtaaaacaacacctatcatactactatgactgaccctgtaaaacaacacctatcatactactatgactgaccctgtacaacaacacctatcatactactatgactgaccctgtaaaacaacacctatcatactactgactgaccctgtacaacaacacctatcatactactatgactgaccctgtaaaacaacacctatcatactactatgactgaccctgtaaaacaacacctatcatactactatgactgaccctgtaaaacaacacctatcatactactatgactgaccctgtaaaacaacacctatcatactactatgactgaccctgtaaaacaacacctatcatactactatgactgaccctgtaaaacaacacctatcatactactatgactgaccctgtacaacaacacctatcatactactatgaccctgtaaaacaacacctatcatactactacgaccctgtacaacaacacatttcactgcaccaatCCGGTGTATgagataataaataaaataatattataataataataaaacataaaCATTGAACGTTTAGCCTCGCGCTTCAATGCTGTCAGTTGTGTAGATTGACCTGATATTGTGTTGACTTCGTGCCACATCACATGACTGAGTCCACCTTTAAGAGTTAAGAGTTGTTACCGTGCTGTGGCTGAGCTTCAGGTGAGTCATGTAGTTGAACACCTCAGCCGACCCAGGGACCACTCCTCTCATCATCTCAGTGGTGGCCACCACCCTTCACAACCACACCaacagttagtgtgtgtgtgtgtgtgagtgtgagtgtgagtgtgtgagtgtgagtgtgagtgtgagtgtgagtgtgagtgtgtgtgagtgtgagtgtgtgtgtgtgagtgtgtgtatgaatgtgtgtgtgactgagtgactgTGTATGCTAGGTCTGACCTGTCGTGGAggcagttggtgtgtgtgtgtgtttaattgtgtgtgtgtggttgcataTGTATAGGTGCATCGGTGTCTGACCTGTCTGAGGGACAGTCGGTGTTAGAGACCGTGGTGTCAGCGTGGTCAGGTatcagccagtgtgtgtgtgtgtgtgtgtgtgtgtgtgtgtgtgtgtgtgtgtgtgtataggtgtataGGTGTCTCTGACCTGTCGTAGGGACAGTCTGTGTTAGAGACCGTGGTgtcagccagtgtgtgtgtgtgtataggtgtataGGTGTCTCTGACCTGTCGTAGGGACAGTCGGTGTTAGAGACCGTGGTGTCAGCGTGGTCAGGTATCagccagtgtatgtgtgtgtgtgtgtgtgtgtgtatgtataggtgTATAGGTGTCTCTGACCTGTCGTAGGGACAGTCGGTGTTAGAGACCGTGGTGTCAGCGTGGTCAGGTatcagccagtgtgtgtgtgtgtgtgtgtgtgtgtgtgtgtgtgtgtgtatgtataggtgTATAGGTGTCTCTGACCTGTCGTAGGGACAGTCTGTGTTAGAGACCGTGGTGTCAGCGTAATCAGGGATCAGCCAGTGGTATCTGTGGTCTGTGAAGAGACGTATCTGCTGCCAGTCTGATCCACTGACGTAGCGACAGCCTGCGTTGAAGTCCCCCAGCAGCACTATGTCCtgccaatcaatcaaccaatcaattaattcaatcaatcaatcaattaattaatcaatcaaacaatcaaccaatcaattcattcaatcaatcaattaatcaaccaatcaatcaattcaTCAATCGATCAAACCTTTGTGTGCAAGTCAAGTTTCATGTTATGTGCACAaggacagtgaaatgccttttatCTTGTAAACTCTAAAACCTAACAATGCAACAATCAACATCAACGTAGtacaacactgaacaaaacaataaacctaacaatgcaacaatttctaacattttactgagttacagttcatataaggaaatgagTCAATTTAAATATTCATtcggctctaatctatggatttcacatgactgggaattaATAAAGATGCATAATTTGTTACGATGGAAATCTGGTGtatctatgtcaaacagtttagttatatttcagtct
Proteins encoded:
- the LOC127924590 gene encoding deoxyribonuclease-1-like — its product is LPPSLLAVRNFVLIPQHTSPDSAVKEVDALYDVAAEVRARWNTNDIVLLGDFNAGCRYVSGSDWQQIRLFTDHRYHWLIPDHADTTVSNTDCPYDRVVATTEMMRGVVPGSAEVFNYMTHLKLSHSTVTTLNS